Proteins encoded in a region of the Lepisosteus oculatus isolate fLepOcu1 chromosome 23, fLepOcu1.hap2, whole genome shotgun sequence genome:
- the LOC102686917 gene encoding mpv17-like protein has product MQRVTSAVRSHPWLCNVAGYTALFATADLIQQSMLGEGLQAELQDEAGLEGRRAAGPPVDLRQTARVALIGFCFHANFNYRWLGALERALPGGGAGRVAVKVAVDQIVAAPVTISVFYTGLSVLEGKDDPFEDLRQKFWTSYTAGLLYWSSVQAVNFSLVPPAVRTVFVGGAALLWTVFLCHLRGRRELMQDRDTD; this is encoded by the exons ATGCAGCGTGTCACGTCGGCGGTCCGCTCCCACCCCTGGCTCTGCAACGTCGCTGGGTACACCGCCCTCTTCGCCACCGCGGACCTCATTCAGCAGAGCATGCTGGGAGAGGGGCTTCAGGCGGAGCTGCAGGACGAGGCGGGGCTCGAGGGGAGACGGGCGGCCGGGCCGCCGGTGGACCTGCGGCAGACCGCGCGCGTGGCTCTCATCGGGTTCTGTTTCCACGCCAACTTTAACTACCGCTGGCTGGGCGCCCTGGAGAGGGCGCTGCCGGGGGGCGGGGCTGGCAGGGTGGCGGTGAAAGTCGCCGTCGACCAGATCGTGGCGGCGCCTGTAACCATCAGCGTGTTTTACACCG ggctCAGTGTGCTGGAGGGGAAAGATGACCCGTTTGAAGATCTCAGACAGAAGTTCTGGACCTCCTACACG GCCGGACTGCTATACTGGTCTTCAGTGCAG GCAGTGAACTTCTCCCTCGTCCCTCCAGCTGTCCGCACTGTCTTCGTGGGAGGGGCAGCCCTGCTGTGGACAGTGTTTCTCTGTCACCTCAGAGGGAGAAGAGAGCTCATGcaggacagagacactgactga